In Balaenoptera musculus isolate JJ_BM4_2016_0621 chromosome 16, mBalMus1.pri.v3, whole genome shotgun sequence, the DNA window TTTCTGAAAGCAGCAAGCAGAAAAGATGATTAGTATATGTTGACGTAAAATCAAATGATATGTAAGAGTGGTCCATATTTCAATCCCTACAGGTCACAAGCACAGAGTTCTCCAAGACAGGAACCAGCCTCAGGGCCTGCTCGTAATACTCCAGGGCttcattcatttctccttttacttTGTGGATGAACCCAAGGATGCACAAGCTTTCTATATCTGATGCATCTCTCTGAAGTTTCCTTAAAGCCAATTTCTTCAAAGAATTGATACTTTTATCCCTTCCTAATGATGCGTTTTctatttttactgcttttaaaTAATGGCTGATTGCATcaacttcagattttttttgaaattccagAAATCGGCCGTAATAGAAATGTACCTGTTGCAGCATAGATGTGTCGAGTGATTCCCTGCATAACACCTTTTGATAAACATCTTCAGCTTTTTTGTGGTCACCTGCTTCTGTGTACATTTCTGCCAGGTCTATGTAAGCCACCTCAAATGTGGGctttttttgcacagcaaattcaAAATGACGTATGGCTGATTGTATTATTCTGTTGATGTTTTCTTTATCCTGTCCTTTAGGCTGCCAGTTTGTAGCTCTCTTTATTTGGGTCACTTGTGACTTGTAGCAAAGCCCCATCTGGTGATGCAGGAAGACAGAGGAGGGTGTTGCTTTCAAGGCCAGTTTTAAGAACTGAAGAGCTTCATCCAGAGAGCCTTTTCTTCGGTAGAACTTGGCAGCATATCGAAGGATATAGATCTTCGAGGACGCATTGGTCAGTGcttctttaatgtatttttctccttcagattcTTGTCCTACATCTTGAAGCTTCAGGGCAAGGAGAGCCTTAATATATGCATCGTTTGGATTTAGCCTGACAGCCTGTTTTAGGGTATTCAGACAAAATGCCCCAGTCTCCTGTGCTGCTTTGTGAAAGCCCTCCAGGCGATAGACGGTGATTGCATACCCAGTGCTGAATTCAGGGTTTTCAGGGTCCACTTCCAGAGCCTTTTCAAAGCAGACCTTGGCCCGCTCATAATTCTTTCCTCCACATTTCAGCAAGGCCCATCCTTCCTCACAGTCCATATGAGGACACTCCATTCTATAGCTGGAGGAATTTGCAAGCTTCCTGCAAGCGTTCTTCACCTCATCCAGGTAAATCTGGGCTTCTGCATGTCGGCCCATGTGGTAATGCAGCCAGGCATAGTTGCCCCAGGTAACCAGACTTCTCACGTCTAATTGGTTGGCATGTTCTTGCTGGGTTAAGTCTTCAGCTTCTTTCAAACTCTTCAGGGCTTCCTCATTCTGGCCTCTCAGGTGTTTCACATAGGCCAGTAAGTTGTGTATTCCCACGTTGTATTTGGTGTCTAGGAACTCAATCTGCTCCAAGACCCTGTTTTCTAAATCAGGTATTTCAGTGTCGTTAATGACCAACTCCCATGTAAAGTGACATCTCAACTGTTGCAGCTTATCCTTGATCTGATCCTCATCAGCATTAttactataaaaacaaaagcagatttTCTTTGTTAGGTGACAAACAGCCAACAGAAATCAGCCAGGCAAAACAACGCATATTTAGAGCTTAGCCTTGAAAAGGGCACGCCTGCTTTGATCTTCCTTTGAGTTCCTGTATTTCTAAGATCCATGTGGCCTTTGAATGCACTTTGCTTGGCTTCATACACTGGGCCCAGCACTTTCTAGCCAtgcaacctctctgtgcttcagagtctcctttgtaaagtggggaaaataatagaCTTATCACACTGGATTTGGTGAGAATTAATAAGCTTATCTACGTAAAGCACTTAGAGCATACATATTTCATGCTATGTAGGAGTTTCctaggagattggttcaagatggcagagtagaaggacgtgcgctcactccctcttccgagagcactggaatcacaactaactgctgaacaatcatcgacaggaagacactggaactcacgaaGAAAGGTACcgcacatccaaagacaaaggagaagccacagtgagacggtaggagggccgcaatcacaataaaatcaaatcccataaccgctgggtgggtgactcacaatctggagaacacttataccacaaaagtccaaccactggagtgaaggttctgagccccatgtcaggcttcccaacctgggggtccgacaagggaggaggaattcccaaagaatcaaactttgaaagctagcgggatttgattgcaggactttgacaggactgggggaaacagagactccactcttggagggcacacacaaagtagtgtgcgcatcaggacccagggggaaggagcactgaccccataggagactgaaccagacctacctgctagtgttggagggcctcctgcagagcccaggggcagctgtggctcaccgcagggacaagaacactggcagcagaaactctgggaagtactccttggcgtgcgccctcccagagtctgccattagccccaccaaagagcctgtaggctccagtgctgggtcacctcaggccaaacaaccaacagggagggaactcagccccacccatcagtagattaaagttttactgagctctgcccaccagagcaacacccagctctacccaccaccagtctctcccatcaggaaacttgcacaagcctcttagatagcctcatacaccagagggcagacagcagaagcaagaagaactacaatcctgcaacctgaggaaggaaaaccacattcacagaaagatagacaaaatgaaaggcagaggactatgtaccagatgaaggaacaagaaaaaatcccagaaaaacaactaaatgaagtggagataggcaaccttccagaaaaagaattcggaataatgatagtgaaggtgatccaggaccttggaaaaagaatggaggcaaagatcgagaagatgcaagaaatgtttaacaaagacctagacgaattaaagaacaaacccctagaagaattaaagaacaaacaaacagagatgaacaatacgataactgaaatgaaatatacactagaaggagtcagtagcagaataattgacgcagaagaacggataagtgacctggaagacagaatggtggaattcactgccatggaagagaataaagaaaaaagaatgaaataaatgaagacagcctaagagacctctgggacaacattaaatgcaccaacattcgcattataggggtcacagaaggagaagagagagagaaaggacccaagaaaatatttgaagagattatagtcaaaaacttccctaacatgggaaaggaaatagccacccaagtccaggaagtgcagagagtcccaggcaggataaacccaaggagaaacacgccgagacacacaggaatcaaattgacaaaaattaaagacaaagaaaaattattgaaagcaacaagggaaaaatgacaaataacatacaagggaactcccataaggttaacagctgatttctcagcagaaactctacaggccagaagggagtggcacaatatatttaaagtgatgaaagggaagaacccacaaccaagattactctacccggcaaggatctcattcagattcaacagaaaaatcaaaagctttaaagacaagcaaaagctaagagaattcagcaccaccaaaccagctctacaacaaatgctaaaggaacttctctaagtgggaaacacaagagaagaaaaggacctacaaaaacaaacccaaaagaattaagaaaatggtcataggaacatatatatcgataattaccttaaatgtgaacagattaaatgctccaaccaaaagacacaggcttgcggaatggatacaaaaacaagactcatatatgtgctgtctacaagagacccacttcagacctacggacacatacagactgagagtgaggggatggaaaaagatattccatgcaaatggaaatcaaaagaaagctggagtagcaatactcatatcagattaaatagactttaaaataaagaatgttacaagagacaaggaaggacactacataatgatcaagggatcaatccaagaggaagatataactattagaaatatatatgcacccaacataggagcacctcaatacataaggcaaatgctaacagctataaaagaggaaatcgacagtaacacaataataatgggggactttaacacctcatttacaccaatggacagatcatccagacagaaaattaataaggaaacagaagctttaaatgacacaatagaccagatagatataattgatatttataggatattccatccaaaaacagcagattacactttgttctcaagtgcacatggaacattcttcaggatagatcacatcttgggtcacaaatcaagccttagtaaatttaaggaaattgaaatcatatcaagcaatttttccgaccacaacgctatgagattagaaatcaattacagtggaaaaaaacgtaaaaaccacaaacacatggaggctaaacaatatgttactaaataatcaagagatcactgaagacatcaaagaggaaatcaaaaaatacctagagacaaatgacaacgagaacacgatgatccaaaacctatgggatgcagcgaaagcagttctaagagggaagcatacagcaatacagtcctacctgaagaaacaacaaacatctcaaataaacaatttaaccttacacctgaaggaactagagaaagaagaacaaacaaaacccaaagttagtagaaggaaagaaatcataaagatcagagcagaaataaatgaaatagaaacaaagaaaacaacagcaaagatcaataaaactaagagctggttctttgagaagctaaacaaaattgataaaccattagccagactcatcaagaaaaagagggagaggactcaaatcaataaaattagaaatgaaaaaggagaagttacagtggacaccgcagaaacaaaaagcatcctaagagactactacaagcaactctatgccaataaaatggacaacctggaagaaacgggcaaattcttagaaaggtataaccttccaagactgaaccaggaagaaatagaaaatatgaacagatcaatcacaagtaatgaaattgaaactgtgattaaaaatcttccaacaaacaaaagtccaggaccagatggcttcacaggtgaattttatcaaacatttagagaagagctaacacccacccttctcaaactcttccaaaaaattgcagaggaaggaacattcccaaactcattctatgaggcccccatcaccctgataccaaaaccagacaaagatactacaaaaaaagaaaattacagaccaatatcattgatgaatatagatgcaaaaatcctcaacaaaatactagcaaacagaatccaacagcacattaaaaggatcatacaccgtaatcaattgggatttatcccagggatgcaaggattcttcaatatacgcaagtcaggcttccctggtggcgcagtggttgggaatctgcctgccaatgcaggggacacgggttcgagccctggtctgggaagatcccacatgccgcggagcaactaggcccgtgagccacaactactg includes these proteins:
- the LOC118882383 gene encoding interferon-induced protein with tetratricopeptide repeats 1-like isoform X2 → MSNNADEDQIKDKLQQLRCHFTWELVINDTEIPDLENRVLEQIEFLDTKYNVGIHNLLAYVKHLRGQNEEALKSLKEAEDLTQQEHANQLDVRSLVTWGNYAWLHYHMGRHAEAQIYLDEVKNACRKLANSSSYRMECPHMDCEEGWALLKCGGKNYERAKVCFEKALEVDPENPEFSTGYAITVYRLEGFHKAAQETGAFCLNTLKQAVRLNPNDAYIKALLALKLQDVGQESEGEKYIKEALTNASSKIYILRYAAKFYRRKGSLDEALQFLKLALKATPSSVFLHHQMGLCYKSQVTQIKRATNWQPKGQDKENINRIIQSAIRHFEFAVQKKPTFEVAYIDLAEMYTEAGDHKKAEDVYQKVLCRESLDTSMLQQVHFYYGRFLEFQKKSEVDAISHYLKAVKIENASLGRDKSINSLKKLALRKLQRDASDIESLCILGFIHKVKGEMNEALEYYEQALRLVPVLENSVLVTCRD